A stretch of the Vitis riparia cultivar Riparia Gloire de Montpellier isolate 1030 chromosome 13, EGFV_Vit.rip_1.0, whole genome shotgun sequence genome encodes the following:
- the LOC117928422 gene encoding putative glycine-rich cell wall structural protein 1 translates to MGSSKVMGFAFLVLLLLDLSFAARILKEHGADGGGGGGGGEEGGGGGGGSAVGAGSGYGSGSGSGYGGADGHGYASGGGGGGGSGGGGGGGRAEAPGSGSGYGSGYGSGQRISDRDRNASGGGGGSGSKDVKGSASSGYGSGSGRGSGGGEGGGGGGGGGGGGGVGSESGSGYGKGSGSGYGSGNGGGKP, encoded by the coding sequence ATGGGGAGTTCTAAGGTGATGGGTTTTGCATTCTTGGTTTTGCTCCTCCTGGATCTCTCCTTTGCTGCTAGAATATTGAAGGAACATGGCGCCGATGGAGGCGgcggaggaggtggtggtgaaGAGGGTGGCGGGGGCGGTGGTGGTTCCGCTGTCGGAGCTGGTTCAGGCTACGGTTCGGGTAGTGGTTCAGGGTATGGTGGTGCTGATGGGCACGGGTATGCAagtggtggaggtggaggtggggGTAGCGGAGGAGGTGGCGGCGGTGGGAGAGCTGAAGCCCCCGGGTCTGGATCAGGCTACGGTTCAGGATATGGTTCAGGGCAACGTATTTCTGATCGGGATAGGAATGCAAGTGGCGGAGGTGGAGGTAGCGGTAGCAAAGACGTTAAGGGAAGTGCATCATCCGGGTATGGATCAGGGAGCGGAAGAGGGAGTGGTGGTGGCGAAGGAGGtgggggaggaggaggaggaggaggaggaggtggaGTTGGTTCAGAATCCGGATCCGGATATGGGAAAGGAAGTGGATCGGGATATGGATCAGGAAACGGCGGCGGAAAGCCCTGA
- the LOC117928418 gene encoding uncharacterized protein LOC117928418: METLLPRSRKELQRLTGKLVALGHFITRFTDELRPFFLAIRKAGANGWTDSCQSTFEKIKHYLMQQPILSSPLPGEKLYMYLVVSEWAISVVLFCRPSHKEQKPVYYVSRALADVETRYSKMEQTTLAIRSAAQKLRPYFIPPGGRAHRSALSQHPTQAEPDRKNASMGHRVERNTPKDLSNTRNHVEKSGGLCGLMEPLGHQDPELRVYSDSQLVVRHVQKEYEAKDERMARYLTKVRDTLQQFAEWTVEKIKRTKNGCADALAGIAASLPIKEAILLPINVQANPSVTEASTCNTIEASQVDDQQWTEAIIKYLQTGTLPEEPRQAHKARVQATRFTLIGGHLYKRSFIGPYLRCLNHSKASKWVEAEVYASIKDKDVTKFVWKNIICHFGIPQTIIADNDPQFDSITFRNFCSELNIRNLYATPRYPQSNGQVEATNKTLITVLKKRLEQTKGK, from the exons ATGGAAACACTACTCCCCAGGAGCAGAAAGGAGTTACAGCGCCTCACAGGCAAACTCGTCGCACTAGGGCACTTCATAACCCGCTTCACTGATGAACTGCGACCCTTCTTCTTGGCAATACGAAAAGCCGGTGCGAACGGGTGGACGGACAGCTGTCAGAGCACTTTCGAAAAAATCAAACACTACCTCATGCAACAACCCATTCTAAGTAGCCCTCTCCCtggagaaaaattgtatatgtatCTGGTTGTATCGGAGTGGGCAATTAGCGTTGTTTTATTTTGCCGCCCCTCGCACAAGGAGCAGAAACCTGTTTATTATGTCAGCAGAGCATTGGCTGACGTAGAAACAAGGTACTCAAAGATGGAGCAAACGACTTTGGCCATTCGAAGTGCTGCCCAAAAGCTCCGCCCTTACTTCATCCCACCCGGTGGTCGTGCTCACCGATCAGCCCTTTCGCAACATCCTACACAAGCCGAACCTGATCggaagaatgcttcaatgggccatagagtTGAGCGA AATACTCCCAAAGACTTGTCCAACACAAGGAACCATGTGGAGAAGAGTGGTGGACTTTGCGGGTTGATGGAGCCTCTCGGTCATCAGGATCCGGA GCTCCGAGTCTACAGTGATTCCCAACTCGTGGTAAGACACGTCCAAAAGGAATACGAAGCTAAGGATGAGCGCATGGCGCGATATCTGACTAAAGTAAGAGACACCCTGCAACAGTTTGCTGAATGGACAGTCGAAAAAATTAAACGAACTAAAAATGGGTGTGCCGACGCCCTGGCAGGGATAGCTGCTTCTCTCCCCATCAAAGAAGCCATATTATTGCCCATTAATGTGCAAGCCAACCCCTCCGTTACAGAGGCCTCCACTTGCAATACCATTGAGGCAAGCCAAGTAGATGACCAACAGTGGACGGAGGCCATAATAAAGTATCTCCAGACGGGCACTTTGCCCGAAGAGCCCAGGCAAGCACATAAGGCTCGGGTACAAGCCACCCGTTTCACCCTGATCGGGGGGCACCTTTACAAGCGGTCCTTCATAGGCCCCTATCTCAGGTGCCTAAACCACTCAAAAGCCAG TAAATGGGTGGAAGCTGAAGTATACgctagcatcaaagacaaagacGTCACCAAGTTCGTATGGAAAAACATCATCTGCCACTTTGGAATCCCTCAAACCATTATAGCTGACAACGACCCACAGTTTGATAGCATCACTTTCCGGAATTTTTGTTCGGAACTCAACATCCGGAATTTATACGCCACACCGCGTTATCCTCAAAGCAATGGACAAGTAGAGGCCACAAACAAAACCCTAATAACTGTCTTAAAGAAGAGGCTCGAGCAAACCAAAGGGAAGTAG
- the LOC117928419 gene encoding translation initiation factor IF-2-like — protein sequence MGSSKVIGFAFLVLFLLDLSFATRILKEYGADGGGGGGGGGKGGESGGGSAVGAGSGYGLGSGSRYGGADGHGYEVEARKVEVAEEVAAVGEVEPHGLDQATVQDMDPVLVTDQELEGGKVTAAVVVPVLVQGFVFLIGMEMQVAEAEVAVAKTLREVHHLGMDQAMVEEGTEAGEEKAMEVKLVQDPDPDRGEEVDRDMGQDTAVERMVHPEVEETTN from the exons ATGGGGAGTTCTAAGGTGATAGGTTTTGCATTCTTGGTTTTGTTCCTCCTAGATCTCTCCTTTGCTACTAGAATATTGAAGGAATATGGGGCCGATGGAGGTGgcggaggaggtggtggtggaaagGGTGGCGAGAGCGGTGGTGGTTCCGCTGTCGGAGCTGGTTCAGGCTACGGTTTGGGTAGTGGTTCAAGGTATGGTGGTGCTGATGGGCACGGGTAT GAAGTGGAGGCAAGGAAGGTAGAGGTGGCGGAGGAAGTAGCAGCGGTGGGAGAGGTGGAGCCTCATGGTCTGGATCAGGCTACGGTTCAGGATATGGATCCGGTTCTGGTTACGGATCAGGAACTGGAAGGGGGAAAGGTGACGGCTGCGGTGGTGGTTCCGGTTCTGGTTCAGGGCTTTGTGTTTCTGATCGGGATGGAAATGCAAGTGGCGGAGGCGGAGGTAGCAGTAGCAAAGACGTTAAGGGAGGTGCATCATCTGGGTATGGATCAGGCTATGGTGGAGGAGGGGACGGAGGCGGGGGAGGAGAAGGCGATGGAAGTGAAGTTGGTTCAGGATCCAGATCCGGATCGGGGAGAGGAAGTGGATCGGGATATGGGTCAAGATACGGCGGTGGAGAGAATGGTTCACCCTGAAGTTGAAGAAACGACCAATTAG
- the LOC117928417 gene encoding uncharacterized protein LOC117928417: MGDFDVRRILVDPGSSTDLLQASVISHRGCDLSGLENPGRILSGFNGAATTSLGDIVLPIQAGSVTFNVQFFVVQDLSPFNVILGCTWLHYMKAIPFTYHQMVSFLTEDGQIDLYDSQLAARQCY, from the coding sequence ATGGGAGACTTTGATGTGAGACGCATCCTAGTCGACCCGGGCAGCTCGACCGATCTTTTACAAGCATCGGTGATTAGTCATAGGGGATGCGATCTATCCGGCCTTGAAAACCCTGGGCGAATCTTGTCCGGATTCAACGGAGCGGCGACTACCTCATTGGGAGACATTGTGCTGCCGATCCAAGCAGGCTCAGTCACTTTCAACGTACAATTTTTTGTGGTACAAGatttatcacccttcaatgTTATCTTGGGGTGCACATGGCTGCACTATATGAAAGCCATCCCCTTTACGTACCATCAAATGGTAAGCTTTCTCACTGAAGATGGACAAATCGACCTATACGACAGCCAGTTGGCCGCTCGCCAATGCTATTAG